One window of Xanthomonas sp. 10-10 genomic DNA carries:
- a CDS encoding hemolysin III family protein: protein MNADASPSTDLRDEIASAVTHGLGAIAALAGGSVLITLAAIYGDGWQLATSIVFSATLVLLYVASTLFHAIPHPGAKARLQVLDHCAIYLLIAGTYTPFTLINLRGTWGWGLFAAIWTIAAAGVVFKLFFTGRFRLLSTVLYLAMGWLIVVAIQPLLRSVDTWSLCWLLAGGLFYTLGTYFYQRDTQRYFHAIWHLFVLAGSACHFVAVIAQVM from the coding sequence ATGAACGCAGACGCCTCCCCCTCGACCGACCTGCGCGACGAAATCGCCAGCGCCGTGACCCACGGCCTGGGTGCCATCGCCGCCCTGGCAGGCGGTTCGGTGCTGATCACACTGGCCGCCATCTATGGCGATGGCTGGCAATTGGCCACCTCCATCGTGTTCAGTGCCACGCTGGTGTTGCTCTACGTCGCCTCCACGCTATTCCACGCAATCCCGCATCCGGGCGCCAAAGCGCGCCTGCAGGTGCTGGATCATTGCGCGATCTACCTGTTGATCGCCGGCACCTATACGCCCTTTACGCTGATCAATTTGCGTGGCACCTGGGGCTGGGGATTGTTCGCCGCCATCTGGACGATCGCCGCCGCCGGAGTGGTCTTCAAGCTGTTCTTCACCGGTCGTTTCCGCCTGCTGTCGACGGTGCTGTATCTGGCCATGGGCTGGCTGATCGTGGTGGCGATCCAGCCCTTGCTGCGCTCGGTCGATACCTGGTCTCTGTGCTGGCTGCTGGCCGGCGGACTCTTCTATACCTTGGGCACGTATTTCTACCAACGCGATACCCAGCGCTATTTCCACGCGATCTGGCACCTGTTCGTACTGGCCGGCAGTGCTTGTCACTTCGTTGCGGTGATAGCGCAGGTGATGTGA
- a CDS encoding O-succinylhomoserine (thiol)-lyase, producing MSYRDPADAPCTAATAAVRAGIDRDTAYGAVTPPIVLSSNFSFDGFGNKRQYDYTRSGNPTRDLLGEALAELEGGAGGVITSTGMGAINLVLNAVLQPGDTLVVPHDAYGGSWRLFNALARKGHFALITADLTDPRSLADALAQSPRLVLIETPSNPLLRITDLRFVIEAAKKVGALTVVDNTFLSPALQKPLEFGADLVLHSTTKYINGHSDVVGGAVVARDAELHQQLVWWANALGLTGSPFDAFLTLRGLRTLDARLRVHQENADAIAALLDGHAAVNQVYFPGLATHPGHALAARQQKGFGAMMSFELNGGEAAVRAFVDGLRYFTLAESLGGVESLIAHPASMTHAAMTAEARAAAGISDGLLRLSIGIESAEDLLIDLRAGLARAEATLTATNRKQVDA from the coding sequence ATGAGCTATCGTGACCCCGCCGACGCCCCCTGTACCGCCGCCACTGCCGCCGTGCGCGCAGGCATCGACCGCGATACCGCCTACGGCGCGGTGACCCCGCCGATCGTGCTGTCGTCGAACTTCTCCTTCGACGGGTTCGGCAACAAGCGCCAATACGACTACACCCGCAGCGGCAATCCTACCCGCGATCTGCTCGGCGAGGCCCTGGCCGAACTGGAAGGCGGCGCCGGCGGCGTCATCACCTCCACCGGCATGGGCGCGATCAACCTGGTGCTCAACGCGGTGTTGCAGCCCGGCGATACGCTGGTGGTGCCGCACGATGCGTACGGCGGCAGCTGGCGCCTGTTCAATGCGCTGGCCAGGAAGGGCCACTTCGCGCTGATCACCGCCGACCTCACCGACCCGCGTTCGCTGGCCGATGCATTGGCGCAGTCGCCCAGGCTGGTGCTGATCGAAACCCCATCCAACCCGCTGCTGCGCATCACCGATCTGCGCTTTGTCATCGAAGCGGCGAAGAAGGTGGGTGCGTTGACCGTGGTGGACAACACCTTCCTGTCGCCGGCATTGCAGAAGCCGCTGGAGTTCGGGGCGGATCTGGTACTGCATTCCACTACCAAGTACATCAACGGCCATAGCGATGTGGTGGGCGGTGCGGTGGTGGCGCGCGATGCCGAGCTGCATCAGCAGCTGGTGTGGTGGGCCAATGCGCTGGGCCTGACCGGCTCGCCGTTCGATGCCTTCCTGACCTTGCGCGGCCTGCGCACGCTGGATGCGCGCCTGCGCGTGCACCAGGAAAATGCCGACGCGATCGCTGCGCTGCTGGACGGGCACGCGGCAGTCAATCAGGTGTATTTCCCCGGCCTGGCGACGCATCCGGGCCATGCCCTGGCGGCGCGTCAGCAGAAGGGCTTTGGCGCGATGATGAGTTTCGAGTTGAACGGTGGCGAAGCGGCGGTACGCGCCTTCGTCGATGGGTTGCGCTACTTCACCCTGGCCGAGTCGCTGGGTGGCGTGGAAAGCCTGATCGCGCATCCGGCCTCGATGACGCATGCGGCAATGACCGCCGAAGCACGTGCGGCGGCCGGGATTTCCGACGGGTTGCTGCGGTTGTCGATCGGGATCGAATCGGCCGAAGACTTGCTGATCGACCTGCGCGCCGGTCTGGCGCGTGCCGAAGCGACCCTGACCGCCACCAATCGCAAGCAGGTCGACGCGTGA
- a CDS encoding peptide chain release factor 3: protein MSEVSNEAARRRTFAIISHPDAGKTTLTEKLLLFGGAIQMAGSVKGRKAARHATSDWMALEKERGISVTSSVMQFPYEGKIVNLLDTPGHADFGEDTYRVLTAVDSALMVIDVAKGVEERTIKLMEVCRLRDTPIMTFINKLDREGKNPIDLLDEVETVLGIQCAPVTWPIGMGQRLKGVVHLISGEVHLYEQGRNFTRQDSTIFPSLEAPGLAEKIGEQMLAELRDELELVQGASNAFDLAAYRAGQQTPVFFGSGVNNFGVQPLLDFFIEHAPPPQARDTTGRRVEATEAKLSGFVFKIQANMDPQHRDRVAFMRVCSGKFAAGMKALHVRSGKELKLANALTFMASDREIAAEAWPGDVIGIHNHGTISIGDTFTEGESLSFTGIPNFAPELFRRARLRDPLKLKQLQKGLAQLSEEGATQFFRPLMSNDLILGAVGVLQFDVVAYRLKDEYGVDAIFEPVSVTTARWVHCDNAKKLEEFREKNAGNLGVDAAGQLVYLAPTRVNLQLAQERAPDVRFSATREHAHAKAID, encoded by the coding sequence ATGTCCGAAGTCTCCAACGAAGCCGCGCGCCGCCGCACCTTCGCCATCATTTCCCACCCCGACGCCGGCAAGACCACGCTGACCGAGAAGCTGCTGCTGTTCGGCGGTGCGATCCAGATGGCCGGATCGGTGAAGGGCCGCAAGGCCGCCCGTCACGCCACCTCGGACTGGATGGCGCTGGAAAAGGAACGCGGCATCTCGGTCACCTCCTCGGTCATGCAGTTCCCGTACGAGGGCAAGATCGTCAACCTGCTCGACACTCCCGGCCACGCCGACTTCGGCGAGGACACCTATCGCGTGCTCACCGCAGTGGACTCGGCGCTGATGGTCATCGACGTCGCCAAGGGCGTGGAGGAACGCACCATCAAGCTGATGGAAGTCTGCCGCCTGCGCGACACACCCATCATGACCTTCATCAACAAGCTCGATCGCGAAGGCAAGAACCCGATCGACCTGCTGGATGAAGTGGAAACCGTGCTGGGCATCCAGTGCGCACCGGTGACATGGCCGATCGGCATGGGCCAACGCCTGAAGGGCGTGGTGCATCTGATCAGCGGCGAAGTGCACCTGTACGAGCAGGGCCGCAACTTCACCCGCCAGGATTCGACCATCTTCCCGTCCCTGGAGGCGCCCGGCCTGGCCGAAAAGATCGGCGAGCAGATGCTGGCCGAGCTGCGCGACGAACTGGAACTGGTGCAGGGCGCCAGCAACGCCTTCGATCTGGCGGCCTACCGCGCCGGCCAGCAGACACCGGTGTTTTTCGGCTCGGGCGTCAACAACTTCGGCGTGCAGCCGCTGCTGGATTTCTTCATCGAGCACGCACCGCCGCCGCAGGCGCGCGACACCACCGGACGCCGCGTCGAGGCGACCGAAGCCAAGCTCAGCGGCTTCGTGTTCAAGATCCAGGCCAACATGGACCCGCAGCATCGCGACCGCGTGGCCTTCATGCGCGTGTGCTCGGGCAAGTTCGCCGCCGGCATGAAAGCGCTGCACGTGCGCAGCGGCAAGGAACTCAAACTCGCCAACGCACTGACCTTCATGGCCAGCGACCGCGAAATCGCCGCCGAAGCGTGGCCGGGCGATGTCATCGGCATCCACAACCACGGCACCATTTCCATCGGCGACACCTTCACCGAAGGCGAATCGCTGTCGTTCACCGGCATCCCCAACTTCGCGCCGGAACTGTTCCGCCGCGCACGCCTGCGCGACCCGCTCAAGCTCAAGCAGCTGCAGAAGGGCCTGGCGCAGCTGTCCGAGGAAGGCGCCACGCAGTTCTTCCGCCCGTTGATGAGCAACGATCTGATCCTGGGCGCGGTGGGCGTGCTGCAGTTCGACGTGGTGGCCTACCGGCTCAAGGACGAATACGGCGTGGATGCGATCTTCGAACCGGTGAGCGTCACCACCGCGCGCTGGGTGCATTGCGACAACGCCAAGAAGCTGGAGGAATTCCGCGAGAAGAACGCCGGCAACCTGGGCGTGGATGCGGCCGGTCAGTTGGTCTATCTCGCACCGACGCGCGTCAACCTGCAGCTGGCGCAGGAACGTGCGCCGGATGTGCGCTTCTCGGCAACGCGCGAACACGCGCACGCCAAGGCCATCGACTGA
- a CDS encoding L-serine ammonia-lyase, whose translation MAVSTFDLFKIGIGPSSSHTVGPMRAAERFVHRWLLDAGRLQDVVRIRAEVFGSLALTGRGHGTDKAVLLGLEGHRPNLIDPDIIPATLERIRSSKRIALMGQYEIGFDEKRDLPMNKRQKLPYHTNGMRFTAYTADDSVIATRDYYSVGGGFVVNQDDAADDRIVADETPLPYPFLSGDELLAQCARSGLSIAALMFENEKSWRSEDEIRSGLRELWAAMQSCVERGIRQEGTLPGGLNVSRRAPALYRELSSKPEAAMRDPLTTLDWVNLYALAVNEENAAGGRVVTAPTNGAAGIIPAVLHYFDRFCPGASEQRIFDFLLTAAAIGILYKENASISGAEVGCQGEVGVACSMAAGGLVAALGGNPGQIENAAEIGMEHNLGLTCDPIGGLVQIPCIERNAMGAVKAINASRMAMRGDGKHKVSLDKVIKTMRDTGRDMQDKYKETSRGGLAVNVIEC comes from the coding sequence ATGGCTGTCAGCACGTTCGACCTGTTCAAGATCGGCATCGGTCCGAGTTCCTCCCACACCGTGGGGCCGATGCGCGCCGCAGAACGCTTCGTGCATCGCTGGCTGCTCGATGCCGGTCGCCTGCAGGACGTGGTGCGCATCCGCGCCGAAGTCTTTGGCTCGCTGGCCCTGACCGGCCGCGGCCATGGCACCGACAAGGCCGTGCTGCTCGGGCTGGAAGGCCACCGCCCCAACCTGATCGACCCGGACATCATCCCCGCCACGCTGGAGCGCATCCGCTCCAGCAAGCGCATCGCCCTGATGGGGCAGTACGAAATCGGCTTCGACGAGAAGCGCGACCTGCCGATGAACAAGCGGCAGAAGCTGCCTTACCACACCAACGGCATGCGCTTCACCGCGTACACCGCCGACGATAGCGTGATTGCCACGCGCGATTACTACTCGGTGGGCGGCGGTTTTGTGGTCAACCAGGACGACGCCGCCGACGACCGCATCGTGGCCGACGAGACACCGCTGCCCTACCCGTTCCTCAGCGGCGACGAACTGCTGGCGCAATGCGCGCGCAGCGGCCTGAGCATCGCCGCGCTGATGTTCGAAAACGAAAAGAGCTGGCGCAGCGAAGACGAGATCCGCAGCGGACTGCGCGAACTGTGGGCAGCCATGCAGTCCTGCGTGGAGCGCGGTATCCGCCAGGAAGGCACCTTGCCGGGTGGCCTGAACGTGTCGCGTCGCGCACCGGCGCTGTACCGCGAACTGTCGTCCAAACCGGAAGCGGCCATGCGCGACCCGCTGACCACGCTGGACTGGGTCAATCTCTACGCGCTCGCCGTCAACGAAGAGAACGCGGCCGGTGGCCGCGTGGTCACCGCCCCCACCAACGGCGCGGCCGGCATCATCCCGGCGGTGCTGCATTACTTCGACCGCTTCTGCCCCGGCGCATCCGAACAGCGCATCTTCGATTTCCTGCTCACCGCTGCGGCCATCGGCATTCTCTACAAGGAGAACGCCTCCATTTCCGGTGCCGAAGTCGGCTGCCAGGGCGAAGTGGGAGTGGCCTGCTCGATGGCCGCCGGCGGCCTGGTCGCCGCGCTAGGCGGCAACCCGGGCCAGATCGAAAATGCTGCGGAAATCGGCATGGAACACAACCTGGGCCTGACCTGCGACCCGATCGGCGGGCTGGTGCAAATCCCATGCATCGAACGCAATGCGATGGGTGCAGTGAAAGCCATCAACGCCAGCCGCATGGCCATGCGCGGCGACGGCAAGCACAAGGTCTCGCTGGACAAGGTCATCAAGACCATGCGCGACACCGGCCGCGACATGCAGGACAAATACAAGGAAACCAGCCGCGGCGGCCTGGCGGTGAACGTCATCGAGTGCTGA
- a CDS encoding alpha/beta hydrolase, with the protein MENTMRHLACALALTLACGPLMAQQASYGPRLEGFDYPYPVKTYVFTSQQQPLEMAYLDVAPTGKPNGRTAVLLHGKNFCAATWESSIAALSKAGYRVIAPDQVGFCKSSKPAAYQFSFAQLADNTHALLKTLGIDRAVVVGHSMGGMLAIRYALMYPQATEHLALVDPIGLEDWKAEGVPWRSVDAWYDNELKSSFERIKKYQMDVYYAGQWKPEFERWARMQAGMSLGNGKQAVAWNQALTYDMVFNQPVVYELPKLTVPTTLFIGLKDRTAIGKDTAPPQVKARVGDYTKLGKQAAAAIPKATLIEFADLGHSPQVQDPARFNAALLKAIAQ; encoded by the coding sequence ATGGAGAACACGATGCGACATCTCGCCTGTGCACTCGCACTGACCCTGGCCTGCGGCCCGCTGATGGCTCAGCAAGCCAGCTACGGCCCGCGTCTTGAAGGCTTCGATTACCCCTACCCGGTCAAGACGTACGTGTTCACCTCGCAGCAGCAGCCGCTGGAAATGGCGTACCTGGATGTCGCACCCACCGGCAAGCCGAACGGACGCACCGCCGTGCTGCTGCATGGCAAGAATTTCTGCGCGGCCACCTGGGAATCCAGCATCGCGGCCCTGAGCAAGGCTGGCTACCGCGTGATCGCGCCGGACCAGGTGGGCTTCTGCAAATCCAGCAAACCGGCCGCCTATCAGTTCTCGTTCGCGCAGCTGGCCGACAATACCCACGCATTGCTGAAAACACTGGGGATCGACCGCGCAGTGGTCGTCGGCCACTCGATGGGCGGCATGCTCGCGATCCGCTACGCACTGATGTACCCGCAGGCCACCGAACACCTCGCCCTGGTCGACCCGATTGGACTGGAAGACTGGAAGGCCGAAGGCGTTCCATGGCGCAGCGTGGATGCCTGGTACGACAACGAGCTCAAGAGCAGTTTCGAGCGCATCAAAAAATATCAGATGGACGTGTACTACGCCGGTCAATGGAAGCCCGAATTCGAACGCTGGGCGCGCATGCAGGCCGGCATGTCGCTGGGCAACGGCAAGCAGGCGGTCGCCTGGAATCAGGCGCTGACTTACGACATGGTGTTCAACCAACCGGTCGTGTATGAGCTGCCCAAGCTGACGGTACCGACCACGCTGTTCATCGGCCTCAAGGACCGCACCGCGATCGGCAAGGACACCGCACCGCCGCAGGTCAAGGCGCGCGTCGGCGACTACACCAAGCTGGGCAAGCAGGCAGCTGCGGCCATTCCGAAGGCGACCCTGATCGAATTTGCCGACCTGGGGCACTCGCCGCAGGTACAGGACCCCGCGCGTTTCAATGCCGCACTGTTGAAGGCCATCGCGCAGTAA
- a CDS encoding homoserine O-succinyltransferase has translation MSLVTTASPTTTDDLDTPAADIDGVIALRGDIAVSLPMRHAGMREVRLRYELIGAANAPVVFVAGGISAHRHLAASAVFPEKGWVDGLVGAGRALDPSSRRLLAFDFLGADGTLDAPIDTADQADAIAALLDALGIARLHGFVGYSYGALVGLQFATRHAGRVGTLIAVSGAHRAHPYAAAWRALQRRAVALGQLQCAENHGLALARQFAMLSYRTPEEFSERFDAPPEVINGRVRVAAEDYLDAAGAQYVARTPVTAYLRLSESIDLHRIDPAQVSVPTVVVAVEGDRLVPLADMVSLVEGLGPRGSLRVLRSPYGHDAFLKEIDRIDAILTTALRITGEIA, from the coding sequence ATGAGCCTCGTGACCACAGCATCGCCAACGACCACTGATGACCTAGACACTCCCGCCGCCGACATCGACGGCGTGATCGCGTTGCGCGGCGACATCGCCGTGTCGTTGCCGATGCGCCATGCCGGCATGCGCGAGGTGCGCCTGCGCTACGAATTGATCGGCGCTGCCAATGCGCCGGTGGTGTTCGTCGCCGGCGGCATCTCGGCCCATCGGCACCTGGCGGCCAGTGCTGTGTTCCCCGAGAAGGGCTGGGTGGATGGCCTGGTCGGTGCGGGCCGCGCGTTGGACCCGTCATCGCGTCGTCTGTTGGCCTTCGACTTCCTCGGCGCCGACGGCACGCTGGATGCGCCGATCGACACCGCCGACCAGGCAGATGCCATCGCCGCGCTGCTCGACGCGCTGGGAATCGCGCGCCTGCACGGTTTTGTCGGCTACTCGTATGGCGCGCTGGTCGGGCTGCAATTCGCCACCCGTCATGCCGGCCGCGTCGGCACCTTGATTGCAGTGAGCGGGGCGCATCGCGCACATCCGTATGCCGCCGCGTGGCGCGCACTGCAGCGCCGTGCGGTGGCGCTGGGCCAGCTGCAGTGCGCGGAAAATCACGGGTTGGCGCTGGCGCGGCAATTCGCCATGCTCAGCTATCGCACACCGGAAGAATTCAGCGAGCGCTTCGATGCGCCGCCGGAAGTGATCAATGGCCGCGTGCGCGTTGCCGCCGAAGACTATCTGGATGCCGCCGGCGCGCAATACGTGGCCCGCACGCCGGTCACCGCGTACTTGCGCCTGTCCGAATCCATCGACCTGCATCGCATCGACCCGGCGCAGGTCAGCGTGCCCACCGTCGTGGTGGCGGTGGAGGGCGATCGCCTGGTGCCGCTGGCCGACATGGTCAGCCTGGTCGAAGGCTTGGGCCCGCGCGGCAGCCTGCGTGTGTTGCGTTCGCCGTACGGCCACGACGCCTTCCTGAAAGAAATCGATCGCATCGACGCGATCCTCACTACTGCCCTTCGCATTACCGGAGAAATCGCATGA
- a CDS encoding glutaredoxin family protein: MALTLYQRDECHLCDQAVEALAQARAGEFSSVFIDDDAALEAAYGERVPVLRDADGRELDWPFDSRRLREWLNAGTR; this comes from the coding sequence ATGGCCTTGACTCTTTATCAGCGCGACGAGTGCCACCTGTGCGACCAGGCCGTGGAGGCGCTGGCGCAGGCGCGCGCGGGCGAGTTCAGTAGCGTCTTCATCGACGACGATGCGGCGCTTGAGGCCGCTTACGGGGAGCGCGTGCCAGTGCTGCGCGATGCGGATGGGCGCGAGCTGGACTGGCCGTTCGACAGCCGGCGTTTGCGCGAGTGGTTGAATGCCGGCACGCGATGA
- a CDS encoding M23 family metallopeptidase, with product MIPVLVAALLAGAPPAAAQQRWHWNGGAAPAASRTLSTPVASATTGTSPALQLEWQAPVHLAWVTNPLSGPAQVRLSAPPNEDYRAVPQLPLTVLMAAHERRLLARLYPASNQRTLGGLGLKLDIVPGDPQAQPQPAGYQLPFRDAPVQVDQGFGGQFSHADLPNWYSVDFALPQGTPVLAAREGVVMEIRKDVTESSAHDPGAGGGNLVRVLHADGSMALYAHLAPNGVAVHAGQRVGAGERLGASGNTGYSTAAHLHFSVQRNADLQLVSVPFRMWGPRGELHFPSPAP from the coding sequence ATGATTCCGGTGTTGGTCGCCGCCCTGCTGGCAGGTGCGCCGCCCGCCGCTGCGCAACAACGCTGGCATTGGAACGGCGGCGCGGCACCGGCCGCGTCGCGCACCCTATCGACGCCAGTCGCCTCTGCCACAACGGGCACCAGCCCGGCCCTGCAACTGGAATGGCAGGCACCGGTCCATCTGGCATGGGTGACCAACCCGCTGTCCGGGCCTGCGCAGGTCCGGCTGAGCGCTCCACCCAACGAGGATTACCGCGCCGTGCCGCAACTGCCGCTCACGGTGCTGATGGCTGCGCACGAGCGTCGCCTGCTGGCACGGCTGTACCCGGCCAGCAACCAGCGCACCCTGGGTGGGCTGGGACTCAAGCTCGACATCGTGCCTGGCGATCCTCAGGCGCAGCCGCAGCCGGCGGGCTATCAGTTGCCGTTCCGCGATGCGCCGGTGCAGGTGGATCAGGGCTTCGGCGGCCAGTTCAGCCATGCCGATCTGCCCAACTGGTATTCGGTGGACTTCGCCCTCCCCCAGGGCACGCCGGTGCTGGCCGCGCGCGAGGGCGTAGTCATGGAGATACGCAAAGACGTCACTGAAAGCAGCGCCCACGACCCTGGCGCGGGCGGCGGCAACCTGGTGCGGGTGCTGCACGCCGACGGCAGCATGGCGCTGTACGCCCATCTGGCCCCGAACGGCGTGGCAGTGCACGCCGGCCAGCGGGTCGGCGCCGGCGAACGGCTCGGCGCCTCAGGCAATACCGGCTACAGCACCGCCGCGCACCTGCATTTCTCGGTGCAGCGCAACGCCGATCTGCAACTGGTGTCGGTGCCGTTCCGGATGTGGGGCCCGCGGGGCGAGCTGCACTTCCCCTCGCCGGCCCCTTAG
- a CDS encoding homoserine dehydrogenase, translated as MSTALPVSRRASVAAVTPTPRLALLGTGTVGRAFVARYTALQERQLQLPRFDWLANSRIAQDCGVSAEQALLQANAAPRGQAVLQPWAETVALRAGDVLVDATASDVVADWHVEWLGRGVHVVTANKLGQGTALSRAQALIAARHATGAHYGDSATVGAGLPVLSSVRALVAGGDHIHSIEGVLSGSLAWLFHRYDGSGAFSHCVREAVASGYTEPDPRIDLSGEDVRRKLLILARAAGWQLEAEQVHVESLVPAGLTSVPIGQLDARLGELDAVVSARWQQARAAGRCLRFVGRVDAHGASVGLRELALEHPLAGGAGTDNRVAISSDRYREQPLLIQGPGAGAEVTAAALLDDVLRIVAG; from the coding sequence GTGAGCACTGCGCTGCCTGTTTCGCGCCGGGCTTCGGTGGCAGCAGTGACGCCGACACCACGGCTGGCCTTGCTGGGCACCGGGACGGTAGGGCGCGCGTTCGTGGCGCGCTATACCGCGCTGCAGGAGCGTCAGTTGCAGTTGCCGCGCTTCGACTGGTTGGCCAATTCGCGCATCGCCCAGGATTGCGGCGTGAGCGCGGAGCAGGCATTGCTGCAGGCCAACGCTGCGCCGCGTGGGCAGGCTGTGCTGCAGCCGTGGGCCGAAACCGTCGCGTTGCGTGCTGGCGACGTGCTGGTGGATGCCACGGCCAGCGATGTGGTGGCCGATTGGCACGTGGAGTGGTTGGGCCGCGGCGTGCATGTGGTGACCGCCAACAAGCTGGGCCAGGGCACGGCGTTGTCGCGTGCGCAGGCGCTGATTGCCGCCCGCCATGCCACTGGCGCGCATTATGGCGACAGCGCCACCGTCGGCGCCGGGTTGCCGGTGCTGAGCAGCGTGCGCGCCTTGGTGGCAGGTGGCGACCATATCCATTCGATCGAGGGTGTGCTGTCGGGATCGTTGGCCTGGCTGTTTCATCGCTATGACGGCAGCGGCGCGTTTTCGCACTGCGTGCGCGAAGCGGTGGCGTCGGGTTACACCGAGCCGGATCCGCGGATCGACCTGTCCGGCGAGGATGTGCGGCGCAAGCTGCTGATCCTGGCGCGTGCGGCCGGATGGCAACTGGAGGCCGAACAGGTACACGTGGAGTCGCTGGTGCCTGCCGGGCTCACCAGCGTGCCGATCGGCCAGCTGGATGCACGCCTGGGCGAACTGGATGCGGTCGTAAGCGCGCGCTGGCAGCAGGCACGCGCAGCGGGGCGGTGTCTGCGTTTTGTAGGCCGGGTGGACGCGCATGGCGCAAGCGTGGGACTGCGCGAGCTGGCGCTGGAGCATCCCTTGGCTGGCGGCGCCGGAACCGACAACCGTGTCGCGATCAGCAGCGACCGTTACCGCGAGCAACCGTTGTTGATCCAGGGCCCGGGTGCAGGTGCGGAGGTCACGGCAGCCGCGCTGCTGGACGATGTGCTGCGGATCGTGGCGGGTTGA